The following are encoded in a window of Mycobacterium decipiens genomic DNA:
- a CDS encoding DUF5073 family protein: MPDFDAERMSRTVAAALAGPGGVALVINVFAGLPGVLHTPARRGFFRSNPERVQIGDWRYEIAHDGRLLAAHMVNGIVIAEEVLIAEAVGPHIGRALGQLVSRYGATVVPNINAAIEVLGTSAGYRF; encoded by the coding sequence ATGCCCGATTTCGATGCCGAGCGGATGAGCCGCACTGTCGCGGCCGCGCTCGCCGGTCCCGGCGGCGTCGCGTTGGTGATCAACGTGTTCGCCGGACTTCCGGGAGTGCTGCACACTCCCGCGCGACGTGGCTTCTTTCGATCCAATCCCGAGCGTGTCCAGATCGGCGACTGGCGTTACGAGATCGCCCACGACGGACGGCTGCTCGCCGCGCACATGGTGAACGGCATCGTCATCGCCGAGGAAGTCCTCATCGCCGAGGCTGTCGGACCGCACATCGGTCGCGCGCTTGGGCAACTCGTCAGCCGATACGGCGCAACGGTAGTCCCGAACATCAACGCGGCCATCGAAGTTCTTGGCACCAGCGCCGGCTACCGATTCTGA
- a CDS encoding WS/DGAT/MGAT family O-acyltransferase, with amino-acid sequence MERLSGLDAFFLYLETPTQPLNVCCVLELDTSTMPGGYTYGRFRAALEKYVQAVPEFRMKLTDTQLNLDHPVWVDDDNFHMRHHLHRVAVPAPGGRRELAEICGYVAGLPLDRDRPLWEMWVVEGGARSDTVAVVLKVHHAVVDGVAGANLLAHLCSLQPDAPPPQPLPGAGGGNLLQIAASGLMGFASRPLRLATVVPATMRTLVETLLRAREGRTMAAPFSAPPTPFNAPLSRQRNIAYTQLDMRDVKRVKDRFGVTINDVVVALCAGALRRFLLERGELPDAPLVATVPVSVHDKSDRPGRNHSTWMFCRVESQISDPAERIRTIAAGNTAAKDHTAAIGPTLLHDWTQFGGPTMFGAAMRILPRIPIMRSPAYNLILSNVPGPQAQLYFLGCRMDSMFPLGPLLGSAGLNITVMSLNGELGVGIIACPDLLEDLWGIADGFPDALKELLECGDDRPEGGLQPHS; translated from the coding sequence ACGTACGGACGGTTTCGCGCCGCGCTGGAAAAGTACGTGCAGGCGGTACCCGAATTTCGGATGAAGCTCACCGATACCCAGCTGAACCTGGATCACCCCGTGTGGGTGGACGACGACAACTTCCACATGCGACACCACCTGCACCGGGTGGCTGTGCCCGCGCCCGGAGGGCGTCGCGAGCTGGCGGAGATCTGCGGCTACGTCGCGGGCTTGCCGCTGGACCGCGACCGCCCGCTGTGGGAGATGTGGGTGGTTGAAGGCGGTGCCCGCAGCGACACCGTGGCGGTGGTGCTCAAGGTCCACCACGCGGTGGTGGACGGGGTCGCGGGCGCGAACCTGCTGGCCCATCTTTGCAGCCTGCAGCCCGATGCGCCGCCACCGCAGCCCTTGCCCGGCGCTGGTGGCGGCAATCTGCTGCAGATCGCTGCGAGTGGACTGATGGGTTTCGCGTCGCGGCCCTTGCGGCTGGCGACGGTGGTGCCGGCGACAATGCGCACGTTGGTAGAGACGCTGCTGCGCGCCCGGGAGGGCCGCACCATGGCCGCCCCGTTCTCGGCGCCGCCGACTCCGTTCAACGCCCCCCTCAGCCGTCAACGCAACATCGCCTATACCCAGCTCGACATGCGCGACGTCAAGCGCGTCAAGGACCGGTTCGGGGTGACCATCAACGACGTCGTGGTGGCGTTGTGCGCCGGGGCACTACGACGCTTCCTGCTCGAGCGCGGCGAACTGCCGGACGCCCCGCTGGTGGCCACCGTGCCGGTGTCGGTACACGATAAGTCGGACCGACCGGGGCGAAACCACTCCACATGGATGTTCTGTCGGGTCGAGAGCCAGATCAGCGACCCCGCTGAGCGCATCCGCACCATCGCCGCCGGAAACACCGCCGCAAAAGACCACACCGCGGCCATCGGCCCCACCCTGCTGCACGACTGGACCCAGTTCGGCGGCCCGACGATGTTCGGCGCGGCCATGCGGATCCTGCCGCGCATTCCGATTATGCGCAGCCCCGCCTACAACCTGATCCTGTCGAACGTGCCCGGCCCGCAGGCCCAGTTGTATTTCCTGGGTTGCCGAATGGACTCGATGTTTCCGCTCGGTCCGCTGCTTGGCAGCGCGGGCCTCAACATCACCGTCATGTCACTCAACGGAGAACTGGGTGTCGGCATCATCGCCTGCCCCGACCTGCTGGAAGACCTGTGGGGAATCGCGGACGGGTTTCCCGACGCTCTCAAAGAGCTCCTGGAGTGCGGCGACGACCGGCCGGAAGGTGGCCTCCAGCCGCATTCGTGA
- a CDS encoding IS110 family transposase yields MESDQWLWAGVDVGKEHHWVCVVDDTGAVVLSRKVANDEQQIRRLLAEGDGLSGQVSWTVDLTTVYATLLLTYRGGEAKTDAKDARVIADQSRMRGQDLPVLHPDDELITELRMLAGHRADLVADRTRTINRLRQQLVAVCPALERAAQLSSDRGWVVLLARYQRPKAIRQSGITRLTRILADAGVRNAPTIAQAAVAAARAQTVGLPGEQVAAGLVAQLAQGVIALDERIKTTDADIEDRFRRHPLAEVTTSMPGIGFRLGAEFLAAVGDPALIGSADQLAAWAALAPVPRDSGKRTGRLRTPKRYSRRLRRVMYMSALTAIRCDPQSRTYYQRKRDQGKRPTPATICLARRRTNVLFALIRDNRTWQPDSPPIATTAARHPH; encoded by the coding sequence ATGGAATCTGACCAGTGGTTGTGGGCGGGTGTTGATGTCGGCAAGGAGCATCACTGGGTTTGCGTGGTCGACGACACGGGTGCGGTGGTGCTCTCGCGCAAGGTGGCCAACGACGAGCAGCAGATCCGCAGGCTGTTGGCTGAAGGCGACGGGCTCAGTGGGCAGGTGTCGTGGACGGTGGATCTGACTACGGTGTATGCCACGTTGCTGTTGACCTACCGCGGCGGTGAAGCCAAAACCGACGCCAAAGACGCCCGGGTGATCGCCGATCAGTCGCGGATGCGTGGCCAGGATCTGCCGGTGTTGCATCCCGACGACGAGCTGATCACCGAATTGCGGATGCTCGCCGGACATCGCGCTGATCTGGTCGCCGATCGCACCCGCACCATCAACCGGCTCCGGCAACAGCTGGTCGCGGTGTGTCCGGCTTTGGAGCGGGCCGCCCAGCTGAGCTCCGACCGCGGCTGGGTGGTGCTGCTGGCGCGCTACCAACGCCCGAAGGCTATTCGCCAAAGCGGCATTACGCGGCTGACCCGGATACTGGCCGACGCCGGAGTGCGTAACGCACCCACGATCGCTCAAGCCGCCGTCGCTGCCGCCAGGGCCCAGACGGTCGGGTTGCCTGGCGAACAGGTCGCCGCGGGGCTGGTCGCACAGTTGGCGCAGGGGGTGATTGCCCTCGATGAACGCATCAAGACCACCGACGCTGACATCGAGGACCGATTTCGCCGCCATCCACTCGCCGAGGTGACCACCAGCATGCCCGGCATCGGTTTCCGGCTCGGCGCCGAATTCCTGGCCGCTGTCGGTGATCCCGCGTTGATCGGTTCGGCCGACCAACTCGCCGCCTGGGCCGCACTGGCGCCGGTCCCGCGAGACTCGGGGAAGCGAACCGGACGACTGCGCACCCCCAAGCGCTACAGTCGCAGACTGCGCCGGGTGATGTACATGTCGGCCCTGACCGCGATCCGCTGTGACCCGCAGTCCCGGACCTACTACCAACGCAAACGTGATCAGGGAAAGCGGCCGACCCCGGCCACCATCTGCCTGGCCAGACGGCGCACTAACGTCCTCTTCGCGCTTATCCGTGACAACCGCACCTGGCAACCCGACTCACCCCCGATCGCTACGACGGCGGCTCGACATCCTCATTGA
- a CDS encoding heavy metal-binding domain-containing protein has product MQPSSLDPVASERLAHADKSWTSDLSINEFALLHGAGFEPIELVMGVSVYHVGFQFSGMRQQQELGVLTEATYRARWNAMARMQAEADALKADGIVGVRLSWRHHGEGGEHLEFMAVGTAVRYTAKPGAFRRPNGQAFSSHLSGQDMVTLLRSGFAPVAFVMGNCVFHIAVQGFMQTLRQIGRNMEMPQWTQGNYQARELAMSRMQSEAERDGATGVVGVHFAISNYAWGVHTVEFYTAGTAVRRTGSGETITPSFVLPMDN; this is encoded by the coding sequence ATGCAACCAAGCTCGCTCGATCCGGTGGCCAGCGAACGGCTAGCACACGCTGACAAGTCGTGGACGTCGGACTTGTCGATCAACGAGTTCGCGCTGCTGCATGGGGCCGGGTTTGAACCCATCGAGCTGGTCATGGGTGTCTCGGTCTATCACGTCGGCTTCCAGTTCAGCGGAATGCGACAGCAACAGGAACTGGGCGTGCTCACCGAGGCAACCTACCGAGCCCGTTGGAACGCGATGGCGCGGATGCAAGCCGAAGCCGATGCGCTCAAAGCCGACGGGATCGTCGGTGTCCGGCTCAGCTGGCGCCACCATGGTGAGGGCGGCGAACATCTCGAATTCATGGCGGTCGGCACCGCGGTGCGATATACCGCCAAACCAGGAGCCTTTCGGCGTCCCAACGGACAAGCGTTCTCCAGTCACCTATCCGGCCAGGACATGGTGACCCTGCTGCGATCCGGCTTCGCGCCGGTCGCCTTCGTGATGGGCAATTGCGTGTTTCACATCGCCGTGCAGGGGTTCATGCAAACGCTTCGCCAGATCGGGCGCAATATGGAGATGCCGCAGTGGACGCAGGGCAACTATCAAGCGCGAGAGCTGGCCATGTCACGCATGCAAAGCGAGGCGGAGCGAGACGGCGCAACCGGCGTGGTAGGCGTGCACTTCGCCATCTCGAACTACGCGTGGGGAGTGCATACGGTGGAGTTCTACACCGCGGGAACCGCCGTGCGCCGCACCGGCAGCGGGGAAACCATCACGCCGTCGTTCGTCCTGCCGATGGACAACTGA